In a single window of the Dreissena polymorpha isolate Duluth1 chromosome 3, UMN_Dpol_1.0, whole genome shotgun sequence genome:
- the LOC127871104 gene encoding uncharacterized protein LOC127871104 has product MREVIRKTDARQPYIVMTEKSKVFATAAVSHPASHTDEGTTLLNPLPAADVPIATALSSPSKQKNSVVGKIVQEEAPRTVRINDEEVTIKVVKVEDSTSNCNVTLWRAAAAADVRPGDYIRVTDVIVNHYNGSTSLSTTARTKIEKTEVPVSERDVVVVGACVDGATVDLLLDDDTEVKVPVVMMQGLVGDEDIEEASAAGLQVHITSQGPDIVSLELIEEALMLG; this is encoded by the exons ATGAGAGAAGTCATCCGGAAGACCGATGCACGACAACCGTATATCGTTATGACAGAAAAGTCGAAGGTATTTGCAACGGCTGCTGTAAGCCACCCAGCCAGCCACACGGACGAGGGGACCACCCTTCTCAACCCTCTGCCGGCAGCAGATGTGCCAATAGCAACGGCACTATCATCTCCATCAAAACAGAAAAACAGCGTGGTGGGGAAGATTGTTCAG GAGGAAGCACCCCGGACCGTTCGGATCAATGATGAAGAGGTCACCATCAAGGTGGTGAAGGTGGAAGACTCCACCTCCAACTGCAATGTCACACTGTGGAGGGCCGCTGCCGCTGCAGATGTGAGGCCAGGTGACTACATCCGTGTCACAGACGTCATAGTCAACCATTACAATGGTTCAACAAGCCTGTCCACTACTGCTAGAACGAAAATTGAG AAAACTGAAGTGCCAGTGTCTGAACGCGATGTGGTTGTTGTTGGCGCTTGTGTCGACGGTGCTACAGTCGATCTCCTATTGGATGATGACACTGAAGTGAAAGTGCCTGTGGTCATGATGCAGGGGTTAGTTGGGGACGAAGACATTGAGGAGGCATCTGCAGCAGGCTTGCAAGTGCACATAACTTCGCAAGGGCCGGATATCGTGAGCCTGGAGCTGATCGAGGAGGCCTTAATGCTTGGGTGA
- the LOC127871169 gene encoding uncharacterized protein LOC127871169, whose product MKQNSVVQEVGLDACRLNDKTLKLLGHSIGSLADLQRLHIGSNLFTPQQASLFLASLVNNPGALVYVNIQGVPATDQLKAAAGSLLTVHNLLVNFDDPPARREVTRDVLTRNLVQIVEFMEKFGITVEDLFPDYEDEDEDGQLMITIKEVFVAMECCGLISKFDKLQKLRERLQQGKGRKFSIQEFSKVYESVCSGQDTLRAAPLRTHLRKSLKEEREEKERQRRQSKQRRRVTPLVPAALEDE is encoded by the exons ATGAAGCAGAACTCGGTTGTACAGGAAGTCGGTCTGGACGCTTGCCGCCTGAACGACAAGACGCTTAAACTTCTTGGGCATTCCATAGGCTCGCTTGCGGACCTACAAAGATTGCAT ATAGGAAGCAACTTATTCACTCCCCAACAGGCGTCTTTGTTCCTAGCGAGTTTGGTTAATAACCCTGGGGCTCTAGTGTACGTCAATATACAG GGAGTTCCGGCCACGGACCAACTGAAGGCTGCGGCTGGCTCTCTTCTCACTGTTCACAACCTTCTCGTTAACTTCGATGACCCCCCGGCCCGACGAGAGGTCACCAGGGACGTTCTTACCCGCAACCTCGTGCAAATCGTGGAGTTCATGGAGA AGTTCGGCATCACGGTTGAAGATCTTTTCCCAGATTacgaggatgaggatgaggacgGGCAGCTTATGATCACCATTAAGGAAGTGTTCGTTGCAATGGAG TGTTGCGGTTTGATATCGAAGTTTGACAAACTACAGAAACTCCGGGAGCGATTACAGCAAGGGAAGGGTCGGAAGTTTTCTATTCA AGAGTTCTCAAAGGTATACGAAAGCGTCTGTTCCGGCCAGGACACCTTGCGCGCGGCGCCTCTGAGGACGCATCTTCGGAAATCATTGAAAGAGGAGCGCGAGGAGAAGGAGCGACAGCGTCGGCAGTCTAAACAGCGCCGCCGGGTTACGCCACTGGTTCCAGCCGCACTCGAAGACGAATAG